GACACACATGCCGAGGCCGCGGACGAGTCCGACCGCTTCAATGAGGCCGCGGCATCGCTGCCGCGGAAATCCTGATCTACGAGTACATCAACCGTCCCGCGGTGATCCGGCTTCAATGAGGCCGCGGCATCGCTGCCGCGGAAATCCGCCAAAAGCCCGCCAGTTTCTGGCGGCCCGGCCAGCTTCAATGAGGCCGCGGCATCGCTGCCGCGGAAATCCTCACTCACTTGCATTGTCTGTCCCTCGGGTCCAGCTTCAATGAGGCCGCGGCATCGCTGCCGCGGAAATCCTGTCATCAATACTTCGGTGAGCGTGACGAGGAATTGCTTCAATGAGGCCGCGGCATCGCTGCCGCGGAAATCCCGGCACCGACCCTGCGACGCTGGCCGCCAGTGAGGCTTCAATGAGGCCGCGGCATCGCTGCCGCGGAAATCCCCGCAATCGTGATCTGATTGGATTCGGTAAGCATGGCTTCAATGAGGCCGCGGCATCGCTGCCGCGGAAATCTATGTGGCTGAGTGCAAGTCCGCGCGCGGCCGCTCGACGAGCTTCAATGAGGCCGCGGCATCGCTGCCGCGGAAATCGGATCACCAACAACCTGTGGTACGTGGTGGACTTGCTTCAATGAGGCCGCGGCATCGCTGCCGCGGAAATCGTACCTGCGCATCACCCGTCCGGTGGCGCTGCGACACGCTTCAATGAGGCCGCGGCATCGCTGCCGCGGAAATCCACGCTCGCAGAGACGCAGGCTGAGATCGTCAAGACGCTTCAATGAGGCCGCGGCATCGCTGCCGCGGAAATCCGTCGAGCGGGTGCTCTCGATCGAGGCGGGCCGTGGCGCTTCAATGAGGCCGCGGCATCGCTGCCGCGGAAATCGGCATGGATTCCGACGGGCAGATCGTGTTGCTTGACGCTTCAATGAGGCCGCGGCATCGCTGCCGCGGAAATCTTCGGGGGCAAGATCACCGGGGGTCTGAGGCTGCGGCTTCAATGAGGCCGCGGCATCGCTGCCGCGGAAATCCCGCTACCTCAGCGGCCTTGGCAATGCGCGCCCTGTGGCTTCAATGAGGCCGCGGCATCGCTGCCGCGGAAATCAGCCCTCGCCGAAATCGGCCACCAGCGTGGCATTCAAGAGATCCGTGCGAGAGCTCCCGAAATCCATGCGCAGAACTGGGCAACTGGATTATGCCCGGATGGAGCACGTTGGAAAACCTCCCATTTGTCAAAGATCTGGCGAGTGCGAGCGCTGCCCGGGAATTGCACCAGCATCACAGCGCTCGCATCACCCGGCGGCACTAGACCACGATCGGCTCGCGGCTCACGGCGTGGAAATCCTTGCCCAAGCTTATCACCCGCGGGGTTACGCGGTCAGCCGGTCCCAGATCGAGCGACAGCACATGGTCATCCGTGTGATGCAGGATGCCGTCCAAAAGGGCCAGAAGCTCGGCATGTCGTCTGGCGCCGAGGCGACACTGAAAGACAGAAAGCTGAAGCCACTCACCGTAGCCTTCCATGACCCGAAAGACCCGTCGCCACCGCTTCGGGTCAGCGATGTCGTAGGTCACGATGTACAGATGCTCGTCGTTCACGATCAGCGGGTGGTGAAGTTGGGATATTCGTGCAGCTCTCCGAGCAGATGCCGGGCGAGGAGCCGTGCCTGCAGCTCGAGCAGTCGCCGATAGTTCACCTTGTAACCGAACAACGGGTGCGTGATTTCATGCCCCATGCGGCGTTCGAATGTGGTGATGAAGCGCTTGCGGCCATCCTGCGTCAGGGCCACGCTGCCAGCAGCACGGATGAAATCCGATGGCCGGACTTCACCATTGTTGATGGCCTGGATGACCGCCGAATCCGCGATCAGCGGGCGAAACGGCTCCATCATGTCGAGCGCCAGGGCCGGACGCCCATAGCGAGGCTGATGATAGAAACCCCGATAGGGATCGAAACCGACCGCGCTGAGCGCTGTGGTCCAGGCGCGGACGAGCAAGGCGTATGCATAGGACAGGAGCGCATTGACCGGGTCTGTCGGCGGACGGCGGTTGCGCTTCGCGAAGTCGAACGGCAACTGACCATCACTGGTCTGGCTGAGCATGCTCGAGAAGACACCGAAGTAACGTGCCGCCGCCATACCCTCGGCCCCCAGAAGTTCCGGAAGATCCTTTGCGCGTCTGGCACGCTTCAGATCCTGCTGGAATTCCTCAAGCAGCCTCTCGGGCTCCTCGGCGGCTTTCCAGTTCCGTCGCAGCATCGTCCGTTGATTCTGGATCTTGGCGAGCACGAATCCCCGGGCAAGGCGCAGACATGCTGCACTGTCGAAGCTCACCCGGTACTGCGCGGTGCGGATCTCCACGTTCTTGTGGCCCGTGCCTATGCTGTGGCCGAGAAACCAGCCGCCGAAGGAATGCCAGGAGATGGGAATCTCGCGCGACATGAGCTCCGTGAGCGTCGGCGTGGTCACGTAGATTTGCCCCATGACGACGAGCTGGGACACCTCGCCCAGCCGCACGGTCTGCACCTTCTGGTCCTCGATGGTGATCTCGAGTGTTTCCCCTTTTTTCGCCACCTTGGCACCGCGCGCCTGGACGTAGAGCGGCAATGCCTCCTCGCGCCCCACCGCCAGCGGGCGCGGTGAATCCACGCCTCCCCTGAGCAGGTGCACTTCATCCGGCAGGCAGATACCGACCAGCGAGCAGCGCGGACACTTGGGGCTGTCTTCGAGCGGCGCCGGAATCTGACCGCCGACCGCCATGAGTCGCAGCCCGTCGATGGCGTTCCGGGTGAGATCCCGCAGTTCGCGGTCGAACACCACGCGCACCCGTTCCCGGCTACCGGCAAAGTACAGCACACCCTCATTGCAGGTGTAGCCGTGCTCTTCGAGAATCAGGCCCTGCAGGCACAACTGAACGCGCTCGGGATCGTAGGCGCCGCGTGGCAAGTGAGGCCGCTTGCCGCGCTTGTAGTCGATGGGCGTGACGGTCATGCCGTCCGCCTCGACGAGATCCATCTTCGCGATCAGCCCGAGCCGGTTGGACGACAAAGTGATCGAGCGGGCGTGCGTACGTTCGGCCTCCTCCGCTTCCACCTCGCCAGGTGGTGGCAGATCGCCGCGTGGCCGATCGACCCGCCGATGAACATGGCGGCCCTCGACCGTGTCGGCTGAATCTGCCCACTCCCCCTGCACCCATTCCAGGTAGGCGAGCCGCGGGCAGTACTGGTACTCGTTGACCATGCGCGCCGGCAGCAGCGGCAGATCGCCGGAAAGCTCCGGGAATGGCAGCGGCAGCTCGGGCTGAGCTGCCGGAAAGCTGGCGGTTTCGTCCGTCACGCCGTACACTCCTGCGTACTACGTTACGACATACGGTGCATCATGTCGCTCATCAGCATCCGTTTGCCCGAAGACCTCGATGCGGAGCTCAGCCGGGAAGCTCAGGCACGGCAACGGCCGAAGTCGGAGCTGGCCCGCGAGGCCATTGTCGAATACCTCGCCCGACGGGAACGTGAACGGTTTCTCGGAGCGATCGCGAGAGCCGCACGGGCAGAAGGCGACGACGGAGTCGCGCTGGCCGAAGACGCCCTGCCCTTCGACAACGAGGCACTCGATCTGGCTGAGGGAAAGCAGGTTCGGGAACCGCGCCCCCGCTATCGCACGCCCCGGAGCAAGCGCTGATGCGGCGCGGGGAAATATGGCTCGGCAACCTCAACCCCAACCGCGGCGCCGAGGTGGGCAAAACCCGCCCGGTACTGATCATTCAGGCGGATTTCCTCATTGCACAGGGGCAGCAGACCATCATCGTGCTGCCGCTCACCACCCAGGTGCGCAAGTCCAAAGAGCCGCTGCATGTCACCATTCCCGCCCGCGATGACCTGCACCAGGACTGTCAGATCATGCCCGAGCAGCCGCGCACGCTCGACCGCCGGCGGCTGACGAAGGGGCCACTGACACGCCTGCGATCGGCGGAGATGGAGGCGGTGGAGAACAGCCTGCTGGCGGTGATGGGGATGTATCGGTGAGGGGTGGCCGGTCTCAGGCCTTCCTGCTATATCGGACGCCCTCAAGACCCTAGAAATCCGCATCCTGCGTCCAGAGAGTCGCATCACGGACCCGCGCTGTTGCAAGCACGACGGAATCGGCGAGCGGCAGTTTCAACTCCAGACCGAGCCGTGCTTCGCTCAGTGCGAGCCCGGCCTCCAGATCCACCACCTCTCCTTGCTGCATCAGGGCAACAGCTTGCAACGCATCGTTCTCACCCTGTTGCTGCAGCACTCTCTCACATGCGATCCCTGTCGCGTGGCACCGAGGTATCGATCCCGCGCAGAAAACCGCGCATCTTCTTGAGTTTCCTGACCGGGATGATCTCCACGCGACCCTCGTACAGGAGCACCTTGGCCTTCTGACCGGGTTGGATGCCGAGCGCCTGGCGTGCTTCCTTGGGGATCACGACCTGGTATTTCGGCGATACGGTGACGGTTGTCATACGATCATCCTATCGATATGGATATCGTTAAACGCATCTACCACTGCTGATGCCGTCAAGCAGCGTGCTTCAGTTCCGCGGTCGAGCGCTTGAGTTCGAGCGTCTCGGACTTGCCTTGGGCGATGAGCGACTGGAGGGCGGCGAGGGTATTCACCGCTGGTTCGGCTCCTGAACAGGCCAGAGCACGCCGAAGCCCACATGCCGTCCGCGGCCGATAGCGATCGGCCCCGCAACAGATCGATCGAAGGTCACGCGCACGTGCAGCTTGGGCGTCTCGCCGAGGTAGCCGTTGGCGCGGTACTGCGTCGCAATGTGAACGCCAGCGATGGGCCCGCCAGACGCGAGCTCGATGGCCTCGATGCTCACCTCCTGACCCACGATGGCCTGCTGCACGCTGCGCTCGACCAACTCGAGCCGCCGCTTCCGCAGGTGACGCTCGCGAGCAGCGGCCTTGGCGGGCTCCTGTTCGGCCTTGCGCCTCGCCTCGACGAGGCGCTTCCACTCTGCCCCCGTCAGCTCCTTCGCCGCCTGCACCAACGGGGTCACCGTGGCCCAGGTGCGCGAGCGCTTTGTGACGGCTCGCAGCCACTGCCCATCAGGCTCCGTATCGAGGACAACACCGGTACGCCGCCCGTTGTCGAGTAGCTCGCGGCCGTGGAGGAGCACCTGCGCCGTCTCTACGATCGCTCGCCGAGTTGGGTCGTCACCGCCGCCGAAGTCCGCGAGGGCGATGCGGCGCACGCGACCATCCGGGTACGGGCCGAGGACGCTCGGCAGCGGCAAGATCGCGAGGTGCGGCTCGGAGACGGGCTTGTCGCTCTCGTCGTGCCCCACGAGCACACGGCGAACGAGCGCCTCCATCGCGGGTCGGTCCCTCGGGCCTCTCGCGAGCACGTCGACGACCTCGCTGCGGATCTCATCAAGCAGGTGGCGCACGGGACCGACGACCTGTCGAAGCAAGCGCGCGTCCCACGAGCAGCGCTTACCGTTGCGCCAGAGGCCCAGCACGAAGGTGGGGACCTCGCGGTCAGCACCGCGAGCATCCGACGCGTACGTTACGGCTCGCACGCCCGCCGCAGGTAGTGGCAGTTCGTTGAGGTCGCGGGCGAAGACGGCGTCGCAGACGTCGAGACACCCAGCCTCGGGCACCTCCAGCGACGCGCCGCTCGAAGCAGGCTGCCAGCGCACGGCGTCGGCGGGTGGCTCAGCCTCGGTGGCATCGAGCACGGCGAGGTCTTCGCCCTTGCCGACGCTGACGACCCGGCGCGACACGTCGCGGATGACGGGGACGTGCGACGCCGCGACGTTCGGCCACCAGTACCAGACGGTGCTTAGGGCCTCGACGTCCCAGCCGACCATAGGCTCGGGCTCAAGGTCGATGCCCTTCTGGGGGTTGAGCTTGCGCTCAGTCGGCCAGTTCTTCGAGTTGTTGGGAACGAACCGCCGCTGGCGCGGAGGGCGCGACGCCGCGCGAGGTGCGAATATCTCGGGGAGCTTTGTGTCCTTGGTCCAGCCCTGCCGCTCGAGCACGCGCAACGACTCGTCGATCGCCTTTCGGTTGCTGTACGCCCAGCCCGCGCGCGCCGAAGACACGAGCGCTTTGAAGAGGCGCGCCGGACTCGGCGGCCACTCACGCCCGGAGTACCCGGCGAGGAACTGAACGCGGATCGCGAGAGACATCAGGTCTCCGCCTCGTCGTCGGCCGTTGCGCTCTTTTCGACATCGCTCGATGCCTCGCTTGCGGCAGGCGCATCACCGGTCTTCGGCTTGGCTTCTTCCCAAAGCTTCTTCAGATCTCCGACCTTCTTCCTGTTGAGGTCTGCTTCCTTGCCTTCGTAGGCGGGCAGCGCGAGGAGCGCCTTCACGAATTCGGGCTTCTTCTTCGGCTCTCCCGCGTTGTTCCCACCCTTCGTGCTGACGGCTGCTTTCGCGCCACTCGGATCGAATGCCAACGTGACGGGAGCCGGGAACGCGGCCTCCCCGAAGAATGCCTTGGCCGCTGCGTCGAGATAGCTCTTGGCGGCTCCGTTCGCCGGAGCGGCGAACGTGTCCTCCGCGCCCGAATGCTTCACCGTCACGGCGGTGAAGGCCGTGGGATCGGCCACGGTCCTCCCGTACTCCGTCTTGCTTTCGCGCACGAGGATGCAGCCCTCGCGAAGGTCCCACACGCCGGGGTCAGCCGCGGAGGCCAACGCCAGCGCGAACAGGTACCGACGCAGGGCCAGGGTCTTTTCGGCGTCGATCTCGGTTACGCCAGCATCAGTCGCAGCCTTGAACGTCGCAAGCGCGCGTACGCCAGAAAGAGCGATGATGGCGGTGCGCTCGATGGGCCCGAAGGCGATCACCCCGCCAGGAGACTCGGGAGCAGGCACATCAGTCATGCCGAGCTGTGACGCCGGGTTCTTACTGTTCGGGTCGTCCTGCGCCGCCTCCTTCGCCTCCTTGAGGATCTGCTCCAGCTCCTGACTCACCTCTGGATCGATACTCGACCAGTACTGGCTGCGCTTCGTCACCTTCTGCACGTTGAAGGCGACGATCTCGCTGCGGATGAGACGCCGCGCCTTCGACTTGGTCGACTTCTTCGTGGCCGAGTCGCGGCTGTCCCAGTGCCCGAACACGAGCGACGTCGGCGCGAGCTTCGCGAGCGGCGCCGCGTCGCCCTTCACGTAGGCTTGGAGCGCCGCCTCGAACTTCTCGAAGCCATCGCTGCCCACAGGTTTCTTCTCATCCTTGCCCTCGGCGTTCTTCACCGTCTCCTCGACGGTTGTCTTACTGTAGCGGACGACGGCATCGCCCACGCGGTGGCCAACCTCGAGCAAGTCGATCGAGCCCTGACCAACATGGCTGCCCGTGATAGTGACCTTCGGGATCGAGGTACCCGAGTACTTAAGCAGCCGGGCCTCGAGCCGGTTCGCCTGCGACGGTACCGAGTCGACGGTGCAGCGGCTCGCGATGACGCCATCCTTCTGCGCGCCCTCGGGATCGTCCGCTCGCGGACCGAAGCGATCGATCTGGTAGTCGCTCTTGCCCCTACCGGTAGCGGCGAAGGTCGGCGGGAAGAAGATGCCACGCGCGCCCTGCACCGGGCGAAGTCGCTCGCGGATCACGATGGCAGCGACATCGGCGTCGTCTATGAGAAGGTCGTCGTACTGCGTCAGGGTCGAGTCACTCATGGTTGTCCTCGTTTTCACTCTCATCTTCGTTGTCCGATTTTCCTGGCACGGCAATTCCGGCCGGACGAGCAATCTTCAAGTAGCCGTACTGCCCCATCATGCCGATGATGGCCTCGCGCTTGACCAGCTCACAGGGCGCGACCTCCACACCTCGCGCGGCCATGCGCGCGGGTGCCAGTGGCAGGTGTGGGCTCCATGTGCTGTAGCTGAAGACCCGCTTTCGCACGCCGACGACGCCGTGGGGGGCGTTGTCGCCTTCGCGGCGCGGAGGGAAGAACGTCGACGCGCCTACCGCAGCGAGTAGCTCGAGCAAGGGGCGAACGCGCTCGACTTTGGCCTTTTTCGCGTCGTTCGCGCTGATTCCTCGGTCGATGGAACTTCGAGTGGTCGCTGGGTCGAGCTTGTAGCCGCTGCTTCCCACCACAGGCGGCGCGCGCAGGAGGTCGTCAAGGCTATGAGGTTCGAAACCCTGAGGCACAGATGCCACCAAATCAGCAGCAAGCCCGCCGGCCCCACGCTCCTCGTGCTTTCCCGCCCAGAGTTTCCAGCGACTCTTCCCGTCCCGAGTTCCACGCTTCCCGACGATCTCGATCCCTTCAACGTGCGCCCGCTCGTACCAGTGGTCGGCCACGACCACCTGCTTGCCCGGCAGCGTCAGCTCGATCCCGCCGCACCAACGGCCAACCGAGTCGGCCAGGGGCACGCGGCCGTTCTGGGTGATCGCCTTCCAGGCATCCTTGGAGCCGAGATGCTTCGCCAGTTCCACGGCGACGACTGCCTCGTTGATGTCGGCGTTAACTTCGCACACATCGGCGGCAGCAGACGGCAGCGACGGCAGCACGCCAGCCTCTCGCCGCCAGGCCGACGTCGCATTCGCGTCGTAGCGACTGAGTACCTCAAGCAGACCGCAGACGGCCAGGTATTCGCCGGGGTTGCGGGCATCGATGGCGAGTTTGATCGTTGTCACGGCGAGTTCTCCTCGTCGCGCGAAGCGAGTACGTCAGCGGCCTTCACCAGCGCCTCGATCCACGCCAGCGACCACCAACCGTGC
This genomic interval from Gammaproteobacteria bacterium contains the following:
- the cas2 gene encoding CRISPR-associated endonuclease Cas2 codes for the protein MVNDEHLYIVTYDIADPKRWRRVFRVMEGYGEWLQLSVFQCRLGARRHAELLALLDGILHHTDDHVLSLDLGPADRVTPRVISLGKDFHAVSREPIVV
- the cas1 gene encoding CRISPR-associated endonuclease Cas1, with the translated sequence MVNEYQYCPRLAYLEWVQGEWADSADTVEGRHVHRRVDRPRGDLPPPGEVEAEEAERTHARSITLSSNRLGLIAKMDLVEADGMTVTPIDYKRGKRPHLPRGAYDPERVQLCLQGLILEEHGYTCNEGVLYFAGSRERVRVVFDRELRDLTRNAIDGLRLMAVGGQIPAPLEDSPKCPRCSLVGICLPDEVHLLRGGVDSPRPLAVGREEALPLYVQARGAKVAKKGETLEITIEDQKVQTVRLGEVSQLVVMGQIYVTTPTLTELMSREIPISWHSFGGWFLGHSIGTGHKNVEIRTAQYRVSFDSAACLRLARGFVLAKIQNQRTMLRRNWKAAEEPERLLEEFQQDLKRARRAKDLPELLGAEGMAAARYFGVFSSMLSQTSDGQLPFDFAKRNRRPPTDPVNALLSYAYALLVRAWTTALSAVGFDPYRGFYHQPRYGRPALALDMMEPFRPLIADSAVIQAINNGEVRPSDFIRAAGSVALTQDGRKRFITTFERRMGHEITHPLFGYKVNYRRLLELQARLLARHLLGELHEYPNFTTR
- a CDS encoding ribbon-helix-helix protein, CopG family, with the translated sequence MSLISIRLPEDLDAELSREAQARQRPKSELAREAIVEYLARRERERFLGAIARAARAEGDDGVALAEDALPFDNEALDLAEGKQVREPRPRYRTPRSKR
- a CDS encoding type II toxin-antitoxin system PemK/MazF family toxin; its protein translation is MRRGEIWLGNLNPNRGAEVGKTRPVLIIQADFLIAQGQQTIIVLPLTTQVRKSKEPLHVTIPARDDLHQDCQIMPEQPRTLDRRRLTKGPLTRLRSAEMEAVENSLLAVMGMYR
- a CDS encoding AbrB/MazE/SpoVT family DNA-binding domain-containing protein, translated to MTTVTVSPKYQVVIPKEARQALGIQPGQKAKVLLYEGRVEIIPVRKLKKMRGFLRGIDTSVPRDRDRM
- the csb2 gene encoding type I-U CRISPR-associated protein Csb2, giving the protein MSLAIRVQFLAGYSGREWPPSPARLFKALVSSARAGWAYSNRKAIDESLRVLERQGWTKDTKLPEIFAPRAASRPPRQRRFVPNNSKNWPTERKLNPQKGIDLEPEPMVGWDVEALSTVWYWWPNVAASHVPVIRDVSRRVVSVGKGEDLAVLDATEAEPPADAVRWQPASSGASLEVPEAGCLDVCDAVFARDLNELPLPAAGVRAVTYASDARGADREVPTFVLGLWRNGKRCSWDARLLRQVVGPVRHLLDEIRSEVVDVLARGPRDRPAMEALVRRVLVGHDESDKPVSEPHLAILPLPSVLGPYPDGRVRRIALADFGGGDDPTRRAIVETAQVLLHGRELLDNGRRTGVVLDTEPDGQWLRAVTKRSRTWATVTPLVQAAKELTGAEWKRLVEARRKAEQEPAKAAARERHLRKRRLELVERSVQQAIVGQEVSIEAIELASGGPIAGVHIATQYRANGYLGETPKLHVRVTFDRSVAGPIAIGRGRHVGFGVLWPVQEPNQR
- the cas7u gene encoding type I-U CRISPR-associated RAMP protein Csb1/Cas7u — its product is MSDSTLTQYDDLLIDDADVAAIVIRERLRPVQGARGIFFPPTFAATGRGKSDYQIDRFGPRADDPEGAQKDGVIASRCTVDSVPSQANRLEARLLKYSGTSIPKVTITGSHVGQGSIDLLEVGHRVGDAVVRYSKTTVEETVKNAEGKDEKKPVGSDGFEKFEAALQAYVKGDAAPLAKLAPTSLVFGHWDSRDSATKKSTKSKARRLIRSEIVAFNVQKVTKRSQYWSSIDPEVSQELEQILKEAKEAAQDDPNSKNPASQLGMTDVPAPESPGGVIAFGPIERTAIIALSGVRALATFKAATDAGVTEIDAEKTLALRRYLFALALASAADPGVWDLREGCILVRESKTEYGRTVADPTAFTAVTVKHSGAEDTFAAPANGAAKSYLDAAAKAFFGEAAFPAPVTLAFDPSGAKAAVSTKGGNNAGEPKKKPEFVKALLALPAYEGKEADLNRKKVGDLKKLWEEAKPKTGDAPAASEASSDVEKSATADDEAET